TGAATTGGATTGATAGGGTTCAATCAAGTCTGATTGGATTTACGATTTGAGTAAAGGTGGTGTTTAAGGCCTAAAAACTTTTAATTTAAGATCTTTGATGGCTCGGTAATGTTTTATATTGCTGCTGGTGAGCGTGAGCCCATTTTCAATGGCGGTTGCAGCGATAATGGCGTCGCCAGCCCGTAGG
The window above is part of the Deltaproteobacteria bacterium genome. Proteins encoded here:
- a CDS encoding type II toxin-antitoxin system VapC family toxin, translated to LRAGDAIIAATAIENGLTLTSSNIKHYRAIKDLKLKVFRP